A region of Eschrichtius robustus isolate mEscRob2 chromosome 19, mEscRob2.pri, whole genome shotgun sequence DNA encodes the following proteins:
- the SSC5D gene encoding soluble scavenger receptor cysteine-rich domain-containing protein SSC5D isoform X3, with product MPSGPSTLPWLDKRGGRWVGTPPVHPCPPTYAPAWMLPCSLPPPGRLPSGCLQLDTLPPACHRPPPQASAAGQPSPRPPSCPLLPPRQPLFLLAERPAPACSSLGPGRLWQEPPSLPPSLRWPLAPPLSCSSPRSPHPCPDSANMRVLACLLVALMGIQAVERLRLADGPHGCAGRLEVWHGGRWGTVCDDGWDLRDAAVACRELGCGGALAAPGGAFFGEGAGPVWLSELACRGSEQQLGLCPHRGWKAHICSHEEDAGVVCAGQRVSDSRDWDDSPSVLDGDPWPGLSGELSPGSEEAPVMPAPRPAGTPQSGSRKKSPRPPKPAKSTRAPLLTAGAPRQERLRLVSGPHGCAGRLEVWHGGRWGTVCDDGWDLRDATVACRELGCGGALAAPGGARFGPGAGPVWMDDVGCGGGEQALRDCPRSPWGRSNCDHSEDAGLVCTGPAPRLRLADGPHGCAGRLEVWHSGRWGSVCDDAWDLRDAAVACRELGCGGALAAPGGAFFGEGAGPILLDDLRCRGNETALRFCPARPWGQHDCHHREDAGAVCDGMPLGYVPPTAPAAVGSNSSRPREAAARPPPPTVSQAPRRAGISPPPASPTAPQEPGPEAGSPQLRLVAGPSRCSGRLEVWHGGRWGTVCDDSWDLRDSAVVCRELGCGGPRQPDPAAGRFGWGAGPIWLDDVRCVGTEASLADCPAAPWGKHNCAHNEDVGVTCTGTPGLDSISDPFSWSWIPGLGRDPDAWLPGELATKPSARRTPSVPEKTTTKAPGKMPKSTKKWVTKNAKRLTTQPPVITTTKYSRATGTQSPPELTSLTTTTPTTEASRRPTSELTTTPTTEAPHRLTSHTTERRTPRAPREQTSKTLATPTTQGPRGMTSEATMEPSAETPGVGTPESSKDPAPSPTGASGLYRVRLADGPNRCAGRLEVWHAGRWGTVCDDSWDLRDGMVACWELGCGRVRPRVGKTHYGPGTGPIWLDDVGCKGSEASLSDCPARAWGQHNCDHEEDVGLTCTGYADEEDYPPWTWDPTSGEDLAKGTTAAAVPAHTVSWGTAGSPGAPSPATRRLPSTGSLRKPWHERRLRPTAARTAPPTTSPAPSASTGPPGPVLTSGSAPQLIPTAASTPEVTSDPPATLPPSPDPASWTNSHRTSTTPGLTLSTPDATVFPALTPGLSPTPPPTMPKELTSDPSAPAVVTRLSPTSELTPESDTTPGWDTSPYPKTTPEPSSFPDPSTSPHPTTIPHSTMTSHPTTTSHPTTTLYPTTTPHSKTSHPTTTSHPTTTPYPTMTFHPTATPYPTPTPHSTSTPHPTTTPPPITTAQPITSPYPTTTPHPTTIPQPTTTPQPTTTPQPTTTPYPTTTSHPTATPYPTPTPHSTSTPHPTTAPPPITTAQPITTPYPTTTPHPTTTPPPITSAQPITTPHPATTPHLTTTAYPTMTPHPTSTPMVTAKSLLTSLRTELPFPSSAPTVKPSPHPRLTFTGAPHPSTSQVWSLEPSPATESSPCRPSPAPSTDTLSTENFTPPTSQSPKVTSPPTQTPHSASDPTAAPDLHLSPTAPPSDQPPPDRLTLGPTPGQSPGPLGPCEAPLPPGRVMACDPPALVELVAAVRDVGSQLQRLTQALERDQQERQALGLGLTQLVEAAQGLGQLGEVVKRLAEVAWPPSTPAPTTTTPEEEERPLRGDV from the exons TGGCAGAGCGTCCAGCCCCTGCCTGCTCCTCCCTGGGTCCCGGGCGCCTCTGGCaggagcctccctccctccctccctccctccggtgGCCGCTagctcctcccctctcctgctcctctcccCGTTCACCCCATCCCTGCCCTGACTCTGCAAACATGAGGGTCTTGGCCTGCCTCCTCG TGGCTCTGATGGGGATCCAGGCTGTTG AGCGGCTGCGTCTGGCCGATGGCCCCCACGGGTGCGCGGGCCGCCTGGAGGTGTGGCACGGCGGGCGCTGGGGCACCGTGTGCGACGACGGCTGGGACCTGAGGGACGCCGCTGTGGCCTGCCGCGAGCTGGGCTGCGGGGGCGCGCTGGCCGCCCCCGGAGGCGCCTTCTTCGGGGAGGGCGCGGGGCCCGTGTGGCTGAGCGAGCTGGCCTGCCGGGGCAGTGAGCAGCAGCTGGGCCTCTGCCCCCACCGCGGCTGGAAGGCCCACATCTGCTCCCACGAGGAGGACGCAGGCGTCGTCTGTGCAG GTCAGCGTGTGTCGGACTCCAGGGATTGGGACGACTCACCTTCAGTCCTGGATGGGGACCCCTGGCCGGGGCTGTCTGGGGAGCTGAGCCCCGGCTCTGAGGAGGCCCCGGTGATGCCTG CCCCCCGCCCAGCCGGGACCCCCCAGAGCGGCTCCCGGAAGAAGAGCCCCCGGCCGCCCAAGCCCGCCAAGTCCACTAGGGCCCCTTTGCTGACTGCGGGAGCCCCCCGCCAGG aGCGGCTGCGCCTGGTCTCCGGCCCCCACGGGTGCGCGGGCCGCCTGGAGGTGTGGCACGGCGGGCGCTGGGGCACCGTGTGCGACGACGGCTGGGACCTGCGGGACGCCACCGTGGCCTGCCGCGAGCTGGGCTGCGGGGGCGCGCTGGCCGCCCCCGGCGGGGCCCGGTTCGGCCCGGGCGCAGGGCCCGTGTGGATGGACGACGTGGGGTGCGGAGGCGGGGAGCAGGCGCTGCGGGACTGTCCCCGAAGCCCCTGGGGCCGGAGCAACTGCGACCACAGCGAGGACGCAGGACTGGTCTGCACCG GCCCGGCCCCCAGGCTGCGTCTGGCAGACGGCCCCCACGGGTGCGCGGGCCGCCTGGAGGTGTGGCACAGCGGGCGCTGGGGGTCCGTGTGTGACGATGCCTGGGACCTACGGGACGCGGCGGTGGCCTGCCGCGAGCTGGGCTGCGGGGGCGCGCTGGCTGCCCCTGGAGGCGCCTTCTTCGGGGAGGGGGCGGGACCCATCCTCCTGGACGATCTTCGCTGTCGGGGAAACGAGACGGCCTTGCGCTTCTGCCCGGCGCGGCCCTGGGGCCAGCATGACTGTCATCACCGTGAGGACGCTGGGGCCGTGTGTGATG GTATGCCTCTGGGATATGTCCCTCCCACGGCCCCCGCCGCGGTGGGCAGCAACAGCtccaggcccagagaggctgcAGCCAGGCCCCCACCCCCCACGGTGAGCCAGGCCCCGCGGAGAGCAGGCATTTCACCTCCGCCCGCTTCCCCTACTGCCCCTCAGGAGCCTGGGCCGGAAGCTG GGTCCCCCCAGCTACGCCTGGTGGCCGGGCCCAGCAGGTGCTCAGGCCGGCTGGAGGTGTGGCACGGTGGGCGCTGGGGGACCGTGTGTGACGACAGCTGGGACCTGCGGGACTCGGCTGTGGTCTGCCGGGAGCTGGGCTGCGGTGGACCTCGGCAGCCAGACCCTGCTGCCGGCCGCTTCGGCTGGGGCGCCGGCCCCATCTGGCTGGACGACGTGAGGTGTGTGGGGACCGAGGCTTCCCTCGCTGACTGCCCTGCCGCTCCCTGGGGGAAGCACAACTGTGCTCACAACGAGGACGTTGGAGTTACCTGCACTG GTACCCCCGGCCTGGACTCCATCTCAGACCCCTTCAGTTGGAGCTGGATCCCTggcctgggtagagacccggatGCCTGGCTCCCGGGGGAGCTGGCCACCAAGCCCTCTGCGAGGCGGACCCCCAGCGTTCCTGAGAAAACCACCACCAAGGCCCCAGGGAAGATGCCCAAAAGCACAAAGAAGTGGGTGACCAAAAACGCAAAGAGACTGACCACTCAGCCCCCCGTGATAACAACCACTAAGTACTCCAGGGCCACGGGCACCCAGAGTCCCCCAGAACTGACCTCACTGACCACCACCACTCCGACCACTGAGGCCTCCCGAAGACCGACCTCCGAGCTTACCACCACGCCGACCACGGAGGCCCCTCACAGGCTGACCTCACACACCACCGAAAGGCGGACTCCCCGGGCCCCCCGGGAACAGACCTCTAAGACCCTGGCAACACCGACTACCCAGGGTCCCCGAGGAATGACCTCTGAGGCCACCATGGAGCCATCGGCCGAGACCCCAGGAGTAGGTACTCCAGAGTCCTCCAAagacccagccccctcccccactggGGCATCAG GCCTGTACCGGGTTCGTCTGGCTGATGGGCCCAACCGGTGTGCCGGGCGGCTGGAGGTGTGGCACGCTGGACGCTGGGGGACAGTGTGTGATGACAGCTGGGACCTGCGGGATGGCATGGTGGCCTGCTGGGAGCTGGGCTGCGGAAGGGTTCGGCCCCGAGTGGGCAAAACCCACTACGGCCCTGGCACCGGGCCCATCTGGCTGGATGACGTGGGCTGCAAGGGAAGTGAGGCCTCGCTGAGCGACTGCCCCGCTAGGGCGTGGGGACAGCACAACTGCGACCACGAGGAGGACGTGGGGCTCACCTGCACTG GCTATGCAGACGAGGAAGACTATCCCCCCTGGACCTGGGACCCCACCTCAGGAGAGGACCTGGCCAAGGGGACCACCGCTGCAGCGGTGCCTGCACACACTGTCTCCTGGGGCACCGCTGGGAGCCCAGGGGCCCCCTCCCCAGCGACGAGGCGCCTCCCAAGCACAG GTTCACTGAGGAAACCGTGGCACGAGCGACGGCTGCGGCCCACAGCGGCCAGGACTGCGCCCCCCACCACTTCCCCAGCTCCCTCCGCCTCAACGGGGCCCCCGGGCCCTGTCCTGACCTCTGGCTCCGCGCCGCAGCTCATCCCCACAGCAGCTTCAACGCCGGAGGTGACCTCTGACCCTCCCGCCACTTTGCCGCCCAGCCCAGACCCGGCCTCCTGGACGAACTCTCACCGCACCTCGACAACCCCTGGCCTTACCTTGTCCACCCCTGATGCCACCGTGTTTCCAGCGCTGACTCCTGGGCTTTCACCCACTCCACCACCCACCATGCCCAAAGAACTGACCTCTGACCCCTCTGCACCGGCAGTGGTGACCCGCCTTTCCCCTACCTCAGAACTGACGCCGGAGTCTGACACAACCCCAGGCTGGGACACATCTCCATACCCCAAAACAACTCCAGAACCTTCTAGTTTCCCAGACCCTTCCACAAGCCCTCACCCCACTACCATCCCTCACTCCACCATGACCTCTCACCCTACCACGACCTCTCACCCCACTACCACCCTTTACCCCACCACGACCCCTCACTCCAAGACCTCTCACCCCACCACGACCTCTCACCCTACCACAACCCCTTATCCCACCATGACCTTTCACCCCACTGCCACCccttaccccacccccacccctcactcTACCTCAACCCCTCACCCCACCACGACCCCTCCTCCCATCACCACTGCTCAACCCATCACATCCCCTTACCCAACCACAACCCCTCACCCCACCACGATCCCTCAGCCCACCACGACCCCTCAACCCACCACGACCCCTCAACCCACCACAACCCCTTACCCCACCACGACCTCTCACCCCACCGCCACCccttaccccacccccacccctcactcTACCTCAACCCCTCACCCCACCACAGCCCCTCCTCCCATCACCACTGCTCAACCCATCACAACCCCTTACCCCACCACGACCCCTCACCCCACCACGACCCCTCCTCCCATCACCAGTGCTCAACCCATCACGACCCCTCACCCTGCCACGACCCCTCACCTCACCACCACTGCTTACCCCACCATGactcctcaccccacctcaacccCTATGGTCACTGCCAAGTCCCTTCTAACTTCCTTGCGAACAGAACTTCCCTTTCCCTCTTCAGCACCAACAGTCAAGCCCAGCCCACACCCCCGGTTGACCTTCACGGGGGCCCCTCACCCCTCCACATCCCAGGTGTGGAGCCTAGAGCCCTCTCCAGCAACAGAGTCCAGCCCCTGCAGGCCCTCTCCAGCCCCGAGCACAGACACGCTATCCACTGAGAACTTCACACCACCCACGAGCCAGAGCCCCAAAGTAACCTCTCCACCTACCCAGACTCCACACTCAGCCTCCGACCCCACTGCGGCCCCTGACCTCCACCTGTCCCCTACGGCCCCCCCCTCGGATCAACCTCCCCCTGACCGCCTCACCCTAGGGCCAACTCCTGGTCAGAGCCCAGGCCCCCTTGGCCCATGTGAAGCCCCACTGCCACCTGGAAGGGTCATGGCCTGTGATCCGCCTGCCCTGGTAGAGCTGGTGGCCGCTGTGAGGGATGTGGGTAGCCAGCTTCAGAGGCTGACACAGGCCCTGGAGCGGGACCAGCAGGAGCGCCAAGCCCTGGGACTGGGGCTGACCCAGCTGGTGGAGGCTGCCCAGGGTCTGGGGCAGCTGGGTGAGGTTGTAAAGAGACTGGCAGAGGTGGCCTGGCCCCCCAGCACACCTGCACCAACCACTACTAccccagaggaggaagagaggcctCTGCGGGGAGATGTGTGA
- the SSC5D gene encoding soluble scavenger receptor cysteine-rich domain-containing protein SSC5D isoform X1 produces the protein MPSGPSTLPWLDKRGGRWVGTPPVHPCPPTYAPAWMLPCSLPPPGRLPSGCLQLDTLPPACHRPPPQASAAGQPSPRPPSCPLLPPRQPLFLLAERPAPACSSLGPGRLWQEPPSLPPSLRWPLAPPLSCSSPRSPHPCPDSANMRVLACLLVALMGIQAVERLRLADGPHGCAGRLEVWHGGRWGTVCDDGWDLRDAAVACRELGCGGALAAPGGAFFGEGAGPVWLSELACRGSEQQLGLCPHRGWKAHICSHEEDAGVVCAGQRVSDSRDWDDSPSVLDGDPWPGLSGELSPGSEEAPVMPAPRPAGTPQSGSRKKSPRPPKPAKSTRAPLLTAGAPRQERLRLVSGPHGCAGRLEVWHGGRWGTVCDDGWDLRDATVACRELGCGGALAAPGGARFGPGAGPVWMDDVGCGGGEQALRDCPRSPWGRSNCDHSEDAGLVCTGPAPRLRLADGPHGCAGRLEVWHSGRWGSVCDDAWDLRDAAVACRELGCGGALAAPGGAFFGEGAGPILLDDLRCRGNETALRFCPARPWGQHDCHHREDAGAVCDGMPLGYVPPTAPAAVGSNSSRPREAAARPPPPTVSQAPRRAGISPPPASPTAPQEPGPEAGSPQLRLVAGPSRCSGRLEVWHGGRWGTVCDDSWDLRDSAVVCRELGCGGPRQPDPAAGRFGWGAGPIWLDDVRCVGTEASLADCPAAPWGKHNCAHNEDVGVTCTGTPGLDSISDPFSWSWIPGLGRDPDAWLPGELATKPSARRTPSVPEKTTTKAPGKMPKSTKKWVTKNAKRLTTQPPVITTTKYSRATGTQSPPELTSLTTTTPTTEASRRPTSELTTTPTTEAPHRLTSHTTERRTPRAPREQTSKTLATPTTQGPRGMTSEATMEPSAETPGVGTPESSKDPAPSPTGASGLYRVRLADGPNRCAGRLEVWHAGRWGTVCDDSWDLRDGMVACWELGCGRVRPRVGKTHYGPGTGPIWLDDVGCKGSEASLSDCPARAWGQHNCDHEEDVGLTCTGYADEEDYPPWTWDPTSGEDLAKGTTAAAVPAHTVSWGTAGSPGAPSPATRRLPSTGGEDGYEPSWTWDTPSGEVPAKGTPTAGIPGPPGTAGTTRRPGHPSLAPRVRGDTGSLRKPWHERRLRPTAARTAPPTTSPAPSASTGPPGPVLTSGSAPQLIPTAASTPEVTSDPPATLPPSPDPASWTNSHRTSTTPGLTLSTPDATVFPALTPGLSPTPPPTMPKELTSDPSAPAVVTRLSPTSELTPESDTTPGWDTSPYPKTTPEPSSFPDPSTSPHPTTIPHSTMTSHPTTTSHPTTTLYPTTTPHSKTSHPTTTSHPTTTPYPTMTFHPTATPYPTPTPHSTSTPHPTTTPPPITTAQPITSPYPTTTPHPTTIPQPTTTPQPTTTPQPTTTPYPTTTSHPTATPYPTPTPHSTSTPHPTTAPPPITTAQPITTPYPTTTPHPTTTPPPITSAQPITTPHPATTPHLTTTAYPTMTPHPTSTPMVTAKSLLTSLRTELPFPSSAPTVKPSPHPRLTFTGAPHPSTSQVWSLEPSPATESSPCRPSPAPSTDTLSTENFTPPTSQSPKVTSPPTQTPHSASDPTAAPDLHLSPTAPPSDQPPPDRLTLGPTPGQSPGPLGPCEAPLPPGRVMACDPPALVELVAAVRDVGSQLQRLTQALERDQQERQALGLGLTQLVEAAQGLGQLGEVVKRLAEVAWPPSTPAPTTTTPEEEERPLRGDV, from the exons TGGCAGAGCGTCCAGCCCCTGCCTGCTCCTCCCTGGGTCCCGGGCGCCTCTGGCaggagcctccctccctccctccctccctccggtgGCCGCTagctcctcccctctcctgctcctctcccCGTTCACCCCATCCCTGCCCTGACTCTGCAAACATGAGGGTCTTGGCCTGCCTCCTCG TGGCTCTGATGGGGATCCAGGCTGTTG AGCGGCTGCGTCTGGCCGATGGCCCCCACGGGTGCGCGGGCCGCCTGGAGGTGTGGCACGGCGGGCGCTGGGGCACCGTGTGCGACGACGGCTGGGACCTGAGGGACGCCGCTGTGGCCTGCCGCGAGCTGGGCTGCGGGGGCGCGCTGGCCGCCCCCGGAGGCGCCTTCTTCGGGGAGGGCGCGGGGCCCGTGTGGCTGAGCGAGCTGGCCTGCCGGGGCAGTGAGCAGCAGCTGGGCCTCTGCCCCCACCGCGGCTGGAAGGCCCACATCTGCTCCCACGAGGAGGACGCAGGCGTCGTCTGTGCAG GTCAGCGTGTGTCGGACTCCAGGGATTGGGACGACTCACCTTCAGTCCTGGATGGGGACCCCTGGCCGGGGCTGTCTGGGGAGCTGAGCCCCGGCTCTGAGGAGGCCCCGGTGATGCCTG CCCCCCGCCCAGCCGGGACCCCCCAGAGCGGCTCCCGGAAGAAGAGCCCCCGGCCGCCCAAGCCCGCCAAGTCCACTAGGGCCCCTTTGCTGACTGCGGGAGCCCCCCGCCAGG aGCGGCTGCGCCTGGTCTCCGGCCCCCACGGGTGCGCGGGCCGCCTGGAGGTGTGGCACGGCGGGCGCTGGGGCACCGTGTGCGACGACGGCTGGGACCTGCGGGACGCCACCGTGGCCTGCCGCGAGCTGGGCTGCGGGGGCGCGCTGGCCGCCCCCGGCGGGGCCCGGTTCGGCCCGGGCGCAGGGCCCGTGTGGATGGACGACGTGGGGTGCGGAGGCGGGGAGCAGGCGCTGCGGGACTGTCCCCGAAGCCCCTGGGGCCGGAGCAACTGCGACCACAGCGAGGACGCAGGACTGGTCTGCACCG GCCCGGCCCCCAGGCTGCGTCTGGCAGACGGCCCCCACGGGTGCGCGGGCCGCCTGGAGGTGTGGCACAGCGGGCGCTGGGGGTCCGTGTGTGACGATGCCTGGGACCTACGGGACGCGGCGGTGGCCTGCCGCGAGCTGGGCTGCGGGGGCGCGCTGGCTGCCCCTGGAGGCGCCTTCTTCGGGGAGGGGGCGGGACCCATCCTCCTGGACGATCTTCGCTGTCGGGGAAACGAGACGGCCTTGCGCTTCTGCCCGGCGCGGCCCTGGGGCCAGCATGACTGTCATCACCGTGAGGACGCTGGGGCCGTGTGTGATG GTATGCCTCTGGGATATGTCCCTCCCACGGCCCCCGCCGCGGTGGGCAGCAACAGCtccaggcccagagaggctgcAGCCAGGCCCCCACCCCCCACGGTGAGCCAGGCCCCGCGGAGAGCAGGCATTTCACCTCCGCCCGCTTCCCCTACTGCCCCTCAGGAGCCTGGGCCGGAAGCTG GGTCCCCCCAGCTACGCCTGGTGGCCGGGCCCAGCAGGTGCTCAGGCCGGCTGGAGGTGTGGCACGGTGGGCGCTGGGGGACCGTGTGTGACGACAGCTGGGACCTGCGGGACTCGGCTGTGGTCTGCCGGGAGCTGGGCTGCGGTGGACCTCGGCAGCCAGACCCTGCTGCCGGCCGCTTCGGCTGGGGCGCCGGCCCCATCTGGCTGGACGACGTGAGGTGTGTGGGGACCGAGGCTTCCCTCGCTGACTGCCCTGCCGCTCCCTGGGGGAAGCACAACTGTGCTCACAACGAGGACGTTGGAGTTACCTGCACTG GTACCCCCGGCCTGGACTCCATCTCAGACCCCTTCAGTTGGAGCTGGATCCCTggcctgggtagagacccggatGCCTGGCTCCCGGGGGAGCTGGCCACCAAGCCCTCTGCGAGGCGGACCCCCAGCGTTCCTGAGAAAACCACCACCAAGGCCCCAGGGAAGATGCCCAAAAGCACAAAGAAGTGGGTGACCAAAAACGCAAAGAGACTGACCACTCAGCCCCCCGTGATAACAACCACTAAGTACTCCAGGGCCACGGGCACCCAGAGTCCCCCAGAACTGACCTCACTGACCACCACCACTCCGACCACTGAGGCCTCCCGAAGACCGACCTCCGAGCTTACCACCACGCCGACCACGGAGGCCCCTCACAGGCTGACCTCACACACCACCGAAAGGCGGACTCCCCGGGCCCCCCGGGAACAGACCTCTAAGACCCTGGCAACACCGACTACCCAGGGTCCCCGAGGAATGACCTCTGAGGCCACCATGGAGCCATCGGCCGAGACCCCAGGAGTAGGTACTCCAGAGTCCTCCAAagacccagccccctcccccactggGGCATCAG GCCTGTACCGGGTTCGTCTGGCTGATGGGCCCAACCGGTGTGCCGGGCGGCTGGAGGTGTGGCACGCTGGACGCTGGGGGACAGTGTGTGATGACAGCTGGGACCTGCGGGATGGCATGGTGGCCTGCTGGGAGCTGGGCTGCGGAAGGGTTCGGCCCCGAGTGGGCAAAACCCACTACGGCCCTGGCACCGGGCCCATCTGGCTGGATGACGTGGGCTGCAAGGGAAGTGAGGCCTCGCTGAGCGACTGCCCCGCTAGGGCGTGGGGACAGCACAACTGCGACCACGAGGAGGACGTGGGGCTCACCTGCACTG GCTATGCAGACGAGGAAGACTATCCCCCCTGGACCTGGGACCCCACCTCAGGAGAGGACCTGGCCAAGGGGACCACCGCTGCAGCGGTGCCTGCACACACTGTCTCCTGGGGCACCGCTGGGAGCCCAGGGGCCCCCTCCCCAGCGACGAGGCGCCTCCCAAGCACAG GTGGCGAGGATGGTTATGAGCCTTCTTGGACGTGGGACACACCTTCAGGAGAGGTCCCAGCCAAGGGGACCCCCACCGCAGGCATACCTGGACCCCCTGGCACCGCTGGCACCACCAGGAGGCCAGGCCATCCCTCTCTAGCTCCAAGGGTCCGTGGGGATACAG GTTCACTGAGGAAACCGTGGCACGAGCGACGGCTGCGGCCCACAGCGGCCAGGACTGCGCCCCCCACCACTTCCCCAGCTCCCTCCGCCTCAACGGGGCCCCCGGGCCCTGTCCTGACCTCTGGCTCCGCGCCGCAGCTCATCCCCACAGCAGCTTCAACGCCGGAGGTGACCTCTGACCCTCCCGCCACTTTGCCGCCCAGCCCAGACCCGGCCTCCTGGACGAACTCTCACCGCACCTCGACAACCCCTGGCCTTACCTTGTCCACCCCTGATGCCACCGTGTTTCCAGCGCTGACTCCTGGGCTTTCACCCACTCCACCACCCACCATGCCCAAAGAACTGACCTCTGACCCCTCTGCACCGGCAGTGGTGACCCGCCTTTCCCCTACCTCAGAACTGACGCCGGAGTCTGACACAACCCCAGGCTGGGACACATCTCCATACCCCAAAACAACTCCAGAACCTTCTAGTTTCCCAGACCCTTCCACAAGCCCTCACCCCACTACCATCCCTCACTCCACCATGACCTCTCACCCTACCACGACCTCTCACCCCACTACCACCCTTTACCCCACCACGACCCCTCACTCCAAGACCTCTCACCCCACCACGACCTCTCACCCTACCACAACCCCTTATCCCACCATGACCTTTCACCCCACTGCCACCccttaccccacccccacccctcactcTACCTCAACCCCTCACCCCACCACGACCCCTCCTCCCATCACCACTGCTCAACCCATCACATCCCCTTACCCAACCACAACCCCTCACCCCACCACGATCCCTCAGCCCACCACGACCCCTCAACCCACCACGACCCCTCAACCCACCACAACCCCTTACCCCACCACGACCTCTCACCCCACCGCCACCccttaccccacccccacccctcactcTACCTCAACCCCTCACCCCACCACAGCCCCTCCTCCCATCACCACTGCTCAACCCATCACAACCCCTTACCCCACCACGACCCCTCACCCCACCACGACCCCTCCTCCCATCACCAGTGCTCAACCCATCACGACCCCTCACCCTGCCACGACCCCTCACCTCACCACCACTGCTTACCCCACCATGactcctcaccccacctcaacccCTATGGTCACTGCCAAGTCCCTTCTAACTTCCTTGCGAACAGAACTTCCCTTTCCCTCTTCAGCACCAACAGTCAAGCCCAGCCCACACCCCCGGTTGACCTTCACGGGGGCCCCTCACCCCTCCACATCCCAGGTGTGGAGCCTAGAGCCCTCTCCAGCAACAGAGTCCAGCCCCTGCAGGCCCTCTCCAGCCCCGAGCACAGACACGCTATCCACTGAGAACTTCACACCACCCACGAGCCAGAGCCCCAAAGTAACCTCTCCACCTACCCAGACTCCACACTCAGCCTCCGACCCCACTGCGGCCCCTGACCTCCACCTGTCCCCTACGGCCCCCCCCTCGGATCAACCTCCCCCTGACCGCCTCACCCTAGGGCCAACTCCTGGTCAGAGCCCAGGCCCCCTTGGCCCATGTGAAGCCCCACTGCCACCTGGAAGGGTCATGGCCTGTGATCCGCCTGCCCTGGTAGAGCTGGTGGCCGCTGTGAGGGATGTGGGTAGCCAGCTTCAGAGGCTGACACAGGCCCTGGAGCGGGACCAGCAGGAGCGCCAAGCCCTGGGACTGGGGCTGACCCAGCTGGTGGAGGCTGCCCAGGGTCTGGGGCAGCTGGGTGAGGTTGTAAAGAGACTGGCAGAGGTGGCCTGGCCCCCCAGCACACCTGCACCAACCACTACTAccccagaggaggaagagaggcctCTGCGGGGAGATGTGTGA